GCATTCACTTCTTCCAATTATTCAAGCATTTGCAGCATCATCTAACGTTGATGTTGATACTCGCGACATCTCACTTGCGGGTCGTGTCATTGCAAATTTTTCTGAATACCTAACAGAAGACCAACGTATTAGTGATGCATTGGTAGAGCTTGGCGAACTCGCTAAAACGCCTGAAGCAAACATCATTAAACTTCCGAACATCAGTGCGTCGATTCCTCAACTTCATGCGGTAATTAAAGAGCTTCAAGCGAAAGGCTATGCTCTGCCTAATTACCCTGAAGAAGCAAAAACGGACGAAGAAAAAACCGTTAAAGCGGTTTACGATAAAATTAAAGGCTCAGCAGTTAACCCTGTCCTTCGTGAAGGTAACTCTGATCGTCGTGCACCGGGTGCGGTTAAGCAATACGCGCGTAATAACCCACACTCAATGGGTGCGTGGGCGAAGGATTCAAAATCACATGTTGCAAGCATGAGTGAAGGTGACTTCTACGCAAGCGAAAAATCAGTGACGATTGACGGTGCAACAAACGTTAATATTGAATTTGTTGCTGATAATGGCGATGTAACAGTACTGAAAGAAGGACTGGCACTGAAAGACAAAGAAATCATTGATGGTTCTTGTCTAAGCAAAAAAGCATTGGTTGAATTCTTCGAAGCTGAAATTAAAAAAGCCAAAGAAGAAGATGTTCTGCTTTCACTGCATATGAAAGCGACGATGATGAAAGTCTCTGATCCAGTTATTTTTGGTCACGCGGTTAAAGTATTCTATAAAGAAGTCTTTGATAAATACGCGACGACATTTGCAAAACTTGGTGTTGATGCAAATAATGGTGTTGGTGATGTTTATACTAAAATAGTATCGCTTCCTGATGCTGAAAAAGCCGCGATTGAAGCGGATTTAGCGGCGGTTTATGAATACCAACCAGAGCTTGCAATGGTTGATTCAGATCGTGGTATCACGAATCTTCATGTACCAAGTGATGTAATCATTGATGCTTCTATGCCTGCTGCATTACGTACTTCTGGTCGTATGTGGGGACCAGATGGTCAACTAAAAGATACGAAAGCAATGATCCCAGATCGTTGTTATGCCGGTGTGTACCAATCGGTTATTGAATTCTGTAAAGTAAATGGCGCGTTTGATCCAACAACGATGGGCTCTGTGCCAAACGTAGGATTAATGGCTCAAAAAGCAGAGGAATATGGCTCTCATGATAAGACCTTCATTCTTCCTGCTGCGGGTACCGTTCGAGTGGTTGATGCGACAGGCACCGCACTGATTGAACATTCCGTTGGTGAAGGCGATATTTGGCGTATGTGTCAGGCAAAAGACGCTCCGATCCAAGATTGGGTTAAATTAGCGGTAAACCGTGCTCGTGCAACAGGAACTCCGGCTATTTTCTGGCTTGATACTAATCGCCAACATGATGCTGAACTGATTAAGAAAGTAAATACTTACCTTGCCGATCATGATACATCAGGTCTTGATATTCAAATTTTGTCTCCAGTTGCGGCGACTGAATTTACGCTAGCGCGTATTATTAAAGGCGAAGATACGATCTCGGTAACGGGTAATGTATTACGTGATTATCTAACGGATTTATTCCCTATTCTAGAGCTAGGTACATCAGCGAAAATGCTGTCTATTGTTCCTCTTATGAATGGTGGTGGTCTGTTTGAAACGGGGGCGGGTGGTTCTGCACCAAAACATGTTCAACAATTCGAAAAAGAAAACCATTTACGTTGGGATTCTTTAGGTGAATTCTTAGCATTAGCAGCGTCGTTTGAACACTTAAGTGTGACGACTGGCAATGCAAAAGCACAAATACTTGCTGATACACTTGATGCTGCAACGTCTAAATTCCTTGAAACGAATAAATCGCCATCACGTCGTGTCGGTGAGTTGGATAACCGTGGTAGCCATTTCTATCTAGCAATGTATTGGGCTCAAGAACTTGCAGCGCAAACGGGTGATGCAGAACTTCAAGCCTATTTTGGTTCATTGGCTGAAACACTAACGTCAAATGAAGCTAAAATAGTTGAAGAGTTAAATGCAGCGCAAGGTGTTGTTGGCAATGTTGGGGGGTACTTCCAACCGATTGCTGAACTTGCTGCAAAAGAAATGCGTCCAAGTGCAACGTTGAATGCGGCATTAGCGACTTTATAGTTTGAATTATTTTTAAATTATAACGTGAATACGTATTAACTAAAAAAGCCTTGAGGTAGTTATATCTCAAGGCTTTTTGTTATCTATGTCGTGATGTTTTTAAGTGATTAAATCGTGGTATTGTAATAATTACGCTTTGGACAAGATGAAATGATTTCTGCCCGGTTAAATGAAATAACCTCTTCTAATATCACATCAAACCCCCACAAACGATGCAAGTGCTTCATTACTTCTTGGTGGCCTTTATCTAAAGGAATTCGATTGTGTGGGACGTGCCTTAATATTAATGAACGGTCACCTCTTACATCCACATTCCATACTTGAATATTCGGTTCTAAATTACTCAAATTGTATTGAGCAGCTAACTTTTCTCGAATCTCTCGATAACCGACATCGTCATGAATAGCACTAATCTCAATGTGTTTACTTTTATCATCGTCTAATATGGCAAATAATTTAAATTCACGTATTAATTTAGGTGATAAATACTGGCTTATGAAACTTTCATCTTTGAAGTTATGCATCGCAAAATGAACGGCGTCTAACCAATCACTTCCTGCTAAATCTGGGAACCATTCCCTATCTTCATCTGTGGGCTCTTCACAGATACGGCGAATATCTTGAAACATAGCAAACCCTAATGCATAAGGGTTAATCCCACTATAATAAGGGCTGTTATAGCTTGGTTGCGCCACTACATTGGTATGGCTATGTAAAAATTCTAAAATGAATTTATCGGACACTAAGTCTTCATCGTAAAGATGATTTAAAATAGTGTAATGCCAAAATGTTGCCCATCCTTCATTCATTACCTGTGTTTGTTTTTGTGGATAAAAATATTGACTTATCTTACGAATAATCCTGACCAATTCCCGTTGCCACGATTCTAATAATGGTGCGTGTTTTTCAATAAAATACAGAATATTTTCTTGTGGCTCAGAGGGGAATCTTTCTTTTTCTTCGTTGTTTTCTTGCTTGGTTTTTGGAACGGTTCGCCATAGGTCATTTACTTGTGACTGAAGGTAAGCCTCTCTGTCTTCTTGACGAATTTTTTCTTCTGCAATGGATATTTTTTCAGGGCGTTTGTATCTATCTACGCCATAGTTCATGAGTGCGTGACAAGAATCTAGAATGGCCTCTACCTCATCAACGCCATGCTTTTCTTCACACTGAGTAATGTATTGCTGAGCGAAAAGTAGATAATCGACTATTGAGCTCGCATCAGTCCATGTTTGAAATAAATAATTCCCTTTAAAGAAAGAGTTATGCCCATAACAAGCATGTGCCATCACTAATGCTTGCATCGTAATGGTATTTTCTTCCATAAGATAAGAGATGCAAGGGGAGGAGTTGATGACAATTTCATAAGCTAAGCCCATTTGGCCATGCTTATAATTCTGTTCGGTTTGAATGAATTTTTTTCCAAATGACCAATGATGGTAATTAATGGGCATCCCAACACTAGAATACGCATCCATCATTTGTTCAGCGGTGATGATCTCAATTTGGTTAGGGTAGGTATCTAAACGGTAATACTCCGCAACGCGCTTAATTTCAACATGGTATTGTTCTAAGGTTTGAAAGGTCCAATCTGGCCCATCAGGTAACCTACTTTTTTTATTCATAGTATTTCCTCCTAAGCCAATTGTTTGTGGAATAATTCTCTAAAAATAGGGTAAATATCATCAACGGTTTTGATATTTTTCATCGCAAAGTTATTGCACCCTTGAGATAGTTTTTCATATTCGTTCCACAGTGTTTGGTGTGTTCGTTTTGTGATTTCAATGTAGGAATAATATTGGCAATAAGGAAGAATTGACGTAGTAAGTAGCTCCTTACATTTTGGTGAATCGTCTGCCCAGTTGTCCCCATCAGAGGCTTGAGCAGCATAAATATTCCACTCATTGGCGGGATAACGTTTAGTGACAATGTCATTCATGAGTTTTAATGCGCTTGAAACCATAGTGCCTCCCGTTTCTTGGGAGTAGAAAAATTCATGCTCATCAACTTCTTTTGCTTGAGTATGGTGGCGAATAAAAACAACGTCGACATTTTCATAAGTACGAGTTAAGAATAAATAAAGTAAGACATAGAAGCGTTTAGCAATGTCTTTAGTCGCTTGGTCCATGGAGCCGGATACGTCCATTAAACAAAACATAACCGCTTGGCTTGATGGAATAGGGGTTCGTTCATAGTTTTTATAGCGTAAATCGAAAGAATCAATGTAAGGCACATGTTTAATTTTGGTTCTTAATGCTTCGATTTCTTCTTTCATTTGTCGAACCGAGAGCGGTTGTGCCGGTTCGCTGTTTTTTATGTTCTCAAGTTCTTGTTCTAATTCTTTAAGTAAGCGTCTTTTTCCTGCTGTCATGGCAGTACGGCGAGCAAGTGATTGCTGCAACGAACGAACAATGTCTATGTTTGATGGAACACCGGCTGTTTGATACCCAGCGCGATGTGTTTCCCATTCTGTTATTTTTTGAACTTGGTTTTTTTCTAAATTAGGCAATTCAAGTTGTTCAAAAAGAATGTCTAAGTATTCATCTTTTGAAATTTGGAAACTAAATTCATCTTCTCCTTCACCGTCGGCACTGGCATCGCCGTCTCCTGACCCCCCTCCCGCGCCTCCTTGAGGACGTTCGATTTTATCTCCTTTGATAAATTGGTCATTTCCTGGATGAACGCGTTCGCGAATGCCTCCCTGACCTTGATGAAAAATAGGTTCAGAGATGTCCCCTTTAGGAATAGAGATGCTTTCTCCCGTTTCAGTATTCGTTACTGAACGTTGGTTTACTGCATCAGAGACCGCACGTTTAATTTGGTCTTTGTGGCGACGAATAAAGCGCTGTCTGTTGACGGTGCTTTTCTTTTTTCCGTTCAATCTTCGATCAATAAATTGAGCCATAATATGTCCCCCTATATTTTGGTAGGGGCAGCCTATGAGATATAGGCTGCAACGTCCTGTTGGTTGATTATGAAGATTTACGAACGCGTAGGTACCACTCAGCAAGTAAACGAACTTGTTTTTTGGTATACCCTTTTTCCATCATACGAGCGACAAAATCATCGTGTTTTTTCTGATCATCTGTTGATGTTTTCGCGTTAAAAGAAATTACTGGCAGTAAGTCTTCTGTGTTTGAGAACATTTTTTTCTCAATAACAACACGCAGCTTTTCATAACTGGTCCATTTAGGGTTGTGGCCGTTATTATTGGCTTTTGCTCTAAGAACAAAGTTAACAATTTCATTTCGGAAATCTTTAGGATTACTTATCCCTGCGGTTTTTTCTATTTTTTCTAGCTCATCGTTCAATGCTGAGCGATCAAATAACTGACCAGTATCTGGATCTCGATACTCTTGATCTTGGATCCAAAAATCGGCATAAGTGACGTAACGATCAAAGATGTTTTGTCCGTATTCTGAATAAGATTCTAAGTAAGCGGTTTGAATTTCTTTACCAATAAACTCAACGTATTTTGGTACAAGAAAACCTTTCACAAATTCGGTGTATTTATCGGCAACATCTTGAGCGAATTGTTCTCGTTCAATTTGTTGTTCAATGACATAAAAAAGGTGAACGGGGTTTGCTGCGACTTCGGTTTGGTCAAAGTTAAATACGCGTGACAGAATTTTGAAAGCGAATCGAGTGGATAGGCCTGACATGCCTTCATCCACACCAGCAAAATCTTTATATTCTTGATAGCTTTTTGCTTTTGGATCCGTGTCTTTCAATGTTTCCCCATCATAAACACGCATTTTAGAGAATAGAGATGAATTCTCAGGATCTTTTAGGCGTGAAAGTATGGTGAATTGAGCTAGGATGCCAAGGGTGCTTGGTGAGCAAGGTGCTTGAGATAACTCACTGTGTTCTAGCAGCTTTTGGTATATTTTTATTTCTTCAGAAACACGTAAACAATATGGGACTTTAACGATATAAACTCGATCTAAAAAAGCTTCGTTGTTTTTGTTGTTTCGGAATGTTTGCCATTCTGATTCGTTTGAGTGAGCTAAAATCATGCCGTCAAAAGGTAATGCTGATAAGCCTTCTGTTCCATTAAAGTTCCCTTCTTGTGTTGCCGTTAGAAGAGGGTGTAGCACTTTAATTGGCGCTTTAAACATTTCGACAAATTCCATTAAACCTTGGTTGGCTTTACAGAGTGATCCTGAATAGCTATAAGCATCGGGGTCATCTTGGGCGAAATGCTCTAATTGGCGGATGTCTACTTTACCGACCAGAGAAGAGATGTCTTGGTTGTTTTCATCACCTGGTTCAGTTTTAGCAATACCGATTTGGTCAAGAATAGAAGGGTTTACTTTAATCACTTTAAATTGCGTGATGTCACCGCCAAATTCGTGCAACCTTTTTGCAGCCCAAGGGGACATAATAGAACGTAGGTTTCGCTTCTCAATGCCATATTCTTTTTTTAATAGTTCCCCATCTTCGGCTACGTCAAATAAGCAGAAAGGATGGTCATTTACAGGACTACGAACGCCATTTGCACTTAATACATAAATTGGCAATTGTTGCATGAGACTTTTTAGTTTTTCGGCAAGTGATGATTTACCACCACCAACAGGGCCGAGTAAGTAAAGGATTTGTTTGCGCTCTTCTAAGCCTTGAGAAGCATGCTTTAGGTAAGACACGATTTGTTCAATTGGCTCTTCCATGCCATAGAAGTCTTTGAATGTCTCATAGCGAGAAATTACTCGGTTTGAGAATATACGACTAAGCTGAGGATCAAGAGCTGTGTCAATGACTTCGGGCTCACCAATGGCCAATAAAAGTCTTTCTGCTGCATTGGCATAAGCACTTTTGTCCTGACTACATAGTGATAAGAAATCTTGCAGTGAAAGCTCTTCATCTTTTGCCGCTTCGTAACGGGCTTGATAGTGGTCAAAAATACTCATATCCATTTCCTCTTGTCATCCGTTTTTTTTATTACACATCTTAAGGTTAGTAACTAAACCCTTATTTTGTCCAAGAAAAAACCGAAAATAGAATAAAAATTGATCGAGAAATGCGGCAACACGCAGGTATAAAAAAAGCGAACTTAATAAAGTCCGCTAATTGACATTTTGATTAATAGGCTTGATGACTATTTGCTGTGGAATTGCTCGCAAGCCAATAATGTGTTTTCAATTAAACTTGCTACGGTCATTGGACCAACGCCACCAGGAACGGGAGTGATATAGCTTGCTTTTGTTTTGGCTACATCAAATTCAACGTCACCAATGAGCTTACCTGTGTCTAGACGGTTAATACCAACATCGACCACAACAGCGCCTTCTTTTATCCATTCTCCAGGGATAAAGTTTGGTTTGCCTACCGCAACCACAACAAGATCAGCTTGGCGAATGTGATGCTCTAAATCTTTTGTGAAACGGTGACAAGTCGTCGTGGTGCAACCAGCAAGAAGCAATTCAAGGGTCATCGGGCGACCAACAATATTTGAGGCCCCAACGACAACAGCGTGCATCCCTCGAACTTGAATATTGTAGCGATCAAGTAGAGTGATAATGCCTTTTGGTGTGCATGAACGTAATTTTGGAATACGTTGAGATAGACGTCCTACGTTGTACGGGTGAAATCCATCGACGTCTTTTTCTGGATCGATATGCTCTAAAATTTTAGTGCTATCCATTCCTGCAGGAAGAGGTAACTGAACCAAAATACCATCGATTTCAGGATCTTGATTTAGTGTATCAATTAATGTCAGCAATTCCGCTTCTGTGGTCGTGGTTGGTAAATCATAAGATTTTGATACGAATCCAACTTCTTCACAGGCACGGCGTTTACTTCCTACATAGACTTGAGACGCAGGATCTTGTCCTACCAAAACAACGGCTAGACCAGGAGCACGCAGTCCGGCCTCTATGCGGGCTTTTACACGAGCACCGACTTCAGAGCGAACAGTTTGAGAAATAAGTTTTCCATCGATAATTTGAGCGGTCATAGTGATCCTTTCAAGGGCTTGGACTGATTGACGTGCGCATTGTCTCAGAATTAAATAATAATAGCTACAACGCAAACGTTTGCTTTTTGCTGTTTTTGAAGATGACAAATCGTCAAACCAATAACAAGCACCTTTAAATCAATGTAATATGTATATATTGAATCAAAGAATAGACAATATGCCTTTTTTTTCAGCATTCAGTAAGATAATGATAAGAAAAGGATTGATCTAGTTTCGTATATTCGTATAATCCTACCCCATAGAGCGCCCTTAGCTCAGCTGGATAGAGCACCTCCCTTCTAAGGAGGTGGTCGAAGGTTCGAATCCTTCAGGGCGTACCAAATTGAAAAAGCCGCAATAACTGAAAAGTTATTGCGGCTTTTTTCATATCTGTCATATCCATTTTTAATATGCTAGCGTTAGCTTAATTTACTTTTAATGGATTAAATGATGTCGATTTGGAATTCCCTTTCACTTAGTACTCGTTATTCTGAGCTTCCTCCACTTCTCTTTACTCATGTACCGCCACAACCGTTAAACAATGTCCATTGGATAATGTGGAATGAAAAACTCGCTAAACGGTTTAATTTGCCTTTAGATCCTGCGGCAGATGCTGAGTTATTATCTGGTTTTTCTGGAGAGGTTGTTCCGCCTCAATTTTCTCCTTTGGCAATGAAATACGCTGGGCATCAATTTGGCAGTTACAATCCTGATTTAGGTGATGGTCGGGGGTTATTACTGGCAGAGATCAAAGATAAAGCCGGTGCCAGTTTTGATATTCATTTAAAAGGGGCAGGCCGAACACCTTATTCTCGTTCAGGGGATGGGAGGGCGGTATTACGATCGACGATTCGAGAGTATTTGTGCAGCGAAGCGATGTTCGGATTAGGTATTCCTACCACAAGAGCGTTAGGGATGATGGGTAGCGATACGCCTGTTTATCGAGAAGGGTATGAAACTGGAGCATTGTTACTTCGTGTGGCAGAAACTCATGTTCGCTTTGGTCATTTTGAGCATCTCTTTTATTCGAATTTATTGGCGGAACATAAATTATTAGCGGACAAAGTCATTGAATGGCATTTTCCTGATTGCTTAGATAATGAGAATCCTTATGCCGTTATGTTTAATGAGATCGTTGATCGTACGGCTAAGATGATTGCACATTGGCAAGCGGTGGGTTTTGCTCATGGTGTAATGAATACGGACAATATGTCTATCATTGGGCAAACATTTGATTATGGCCCTTTTGGCTTTCTTGATGATTATGAACCAGGATACATTTGTAACCATTCTGACTATCAAGGACGTTATGCATTTAATCAACAACCAAGAATTGGCTTATGGAATCTATCTGCCCTTGCTCATGCTTTATCTCCACTGATTGATAAGGCCGATTTAGATCAAGCACTAGAACAATACGAAGTGCAATTACATGGCTATTTTAGTCAATTGATGAGACAAAAATTAGGGCTAATAACAAAGCAAGACGGAGATAGTCGATTATTTGAATCCATGTTTGAATTATTGTCTCAAAATTCGGTGGATTACACGCGTTTTTTACGAGAGTTATCAAATGTTGATACTCATAATGAGCAAGCGATTATTGATTTATTTATCGATCGAGATGCGGCGAAATTATGGGTTAGTTTATACATAACTCGTTGTGAGAAAGAGCATGAGACAGTGGCCTCTCGATGTAAAAAAATGCGAGAAGTTAACCCTAAATATATTCTTCGAAACTACCTAGCACAGCAAGCGATAGATAAAGCACAAGAAGGGGACTATAGCGAACTAGAAGCTTTGAGTTTATTGCTTCGGTCGCCTTTTGATGAACATATTGAATTTGAACATTATGCGAATTTACCTCCGAGTTGGGGTAAGAAAATGGAAATAAGTTGTTCGTCATAACGGAAATAAGCAGCTAGGTTAGCTGCTTATTTTTCATCTGATATTTATTGCTTCTCTTTCAGATCATGGAGCATCAGTTCAGTGACTTCATCTAAAGAGTACGTATTGTCAGTATTTGTATAGCCTTGAGCTAACACTGACCATTGTTGATAAGGCTGATTTGGTAAAAAGAGGGCAATAAAAATACTCGCTTTTTGTGAGTCATCATTATCATCAATACCTATTGGTTGTATTCCCGTTAATAAGCCTGTTTTCTCTAGAATGGCCATATCTTTAATGTTTTCTTCTATTCCTAAGCCATAACCAATATAAAAATCAGCGTTACTAACATCATCTGTAAATAAGTATCCCTTTTGTTCTAGAGACGCTTTCAATGCTTGTGAGAATCGTTGTTCTATGTCTCTGTTATTTAATTCTTTATTTAAAAAATTAGCACTAATTGTAGGGTGCCAAGCGAATGTGGTTTTGTTTTGAAGGATATTATTAATATCGCCAGTAGTGACTAAATTTATGGTGCTTTTTTCTTGATAAGTTTCAGACACACAACCAGAAAGGGTGAGAAGTAGAATAAACGAAATAAAATATTTCAAAATAGTTCCCTGAATAAATTGATTGGAGTTTAGAGTATTTCTTATGTGATAGGTTCAAAAAAGGTGAGTAGTAATACTCACCGTTGATCTCACTTTAACAGTAAGTATTATTTTATGCTATTTTACAGCTTCACCTTCAAGCGGTTTAATTTCGCTTGCATGATAGCCTTTAGGGCCTTCATGAATTTCGTAGGTGACAGCTTGTCCTGCTTTTAATGTACGGTAGCCATCCATCTCGATTGTTGAGTAATGAGCAAAAATATCACCATCCTCACCTTCTGGACAAATGAAGCCAAACCCTTTGGCGTTATTGAACCATTTTACTGTGCCTATTGCCATGCTATACATCCCTCTGCATTTTTAGTTACCTAGCATAATGTCTATCAATTAAGTTTTTGCCTAATTGATAACCACTACTAGGTACACTCTATTAAATATAAAGAGGGAGTCAAGTACAAATTGGTTACCTTTGTAACATTTATGTTTAATATCACATTTAAGATTAACATTTATATCAATAATATCAATTTGATAAATTAAGTGGTTATAAAGAAAAAAAGGCTCTATTCTTTATTTGTGTTATCGATGATTTTCTATGCAAACGGTCACTAAATAGGTGATAAAGACGTTAAATTCACATCTTTTGTTTGATGTAACTCCTCGTCTAGATTAGGCTGAATAGTAGGAGATACCTTGCAGTATCAAAAATGTTTTTTAACGAATTAGTTGCCGACATGAGTAAATTCTATGAATGGATTTCTCCTGATTCAGATGTTCTGGAACTGGAGAAAACAGGTTTAAAGCCGCCGCCGATGTATAAGGTAGTTTTAAATAATGATGATTACACTCCAATGGAGTTTGTTGTTGAAGTTTTAGATAAATTTTTTTCCATGGATTTGGAAAAAGCGACACAATTAATGCTTACTGTGCATTATGAAGGGAAAGCAGTATGTGGGGTTTTTACTGCTGAAGTTGCTGAAACTAAAGTTGCGCAAGTAAACATTTATTCGCGTGATAATGAGCACCCACTACTGTGTACAATGGAGCAAGCTTAAGTTTGTTCGTTACACCATCATTTGGTGTTTTGGGAGGTTCCTATGCTAAATAAAGAATTAGAAGCGAGTTTAAACAGTGCGTTTGCTCGTGCAAGAGAAAAGCGTCATGAATTTATGACAGTGGAGCATTTGTTATTTGCTCTATTAGAGAACCCATCTGCACACGAAGCTCTTATTGCTTGCCATACAGACCTGGATGCTCTTTCGACAGAAATTGATGAATTCATAACACAAACAACTCCTCTTATTCCAGCTGACGATGATAGTCGTGAAACGCAGCCAACGTTAAGCTTTCAACGTGTTCTTCAACGAGCTGTTTTTCATGTTCAATCATCAGGTCGTAATGAAGTCACTGGCGCGAATGTTTTAGTCGCTATTTTTAGCGAGCAAGAATCTCATGCTGCTTATCTTCTTAAAAAGAATGATATTAGTCGACTCGATATTGTTAACTTTATTTCTCATGGTGCACCAGAAAATCGAGATGAGAATTCAGAACAATCAAATGTAGAAGCCGCTGTTGAAGGCAATTCTGATGATCAATTAGAAAGCTTCGCAACTAACTTAAATCAAGTCGCTAAAAATGGCGGTATTGATCCGTTGATTGGTCGTGAGCAAGAAGTTGAACGAACAATTCAAGTTCTTTGTCGTCGACGTAAAAATAACCCATTACTAGTGGGTGAAGCTGGAGTCGGAAAAACGGCGATAGCGGAAGGGTTAGCATGGAGAATTGTTGAAGAACAAGTTCCCGATGTGATTAAAGATTGTATTATTTATTCTCTTGATATTGGTTCTCTATTAGCGGGTACTAAATATCGTGGTGATTTTGAAAAACGATTTAAAGCCATTTTAAAACAGCTTGAAAAAGAAGAACATGCGATTTTATTCATTGATGAAATCCATACCATTATTGGCGCTGGTGCCGCTTCTGGTGGGCAAGTTGATGCGGCTAATTTAATTAAGCCATTACTAAGCAGCGGTAAGTTACGTTGTATTGGTTCTACAACTTATCAAGAACACAGTACTATTTTTGAAAAAGAACGAGCGCTTGCTCGTCGATTCCAAAAAATTGATATTTTAGAACCATCAATAGATGATACAACTAAAATATTAATGGGTCTGAAAAGTAAATATGAAGAACACCACGAGGTTCGTTATACCAATAAAGCACTCCGTGCTGCGGTAGAACTGTCAGCGAAATACATTAATGAGCGTCACTTGCCAGATAAGGCGATTGATGTGATTGATGAAGCTGGTGCCCGTTGTCGTTTGACTCCAATTAGCCGTCGCAAAAAAACCATCAATGTTGCTGATATAGAATCGATGGTTGCTAAAATGGCTCGTATTCCAGAAAAATCAGTATCATCAAGCGATAAAGATGTACTGAAAAAACTGGATGCTAAACTTAAAATGTTAGTGTTTGGGCAAGATCAAGGTATCGATGTTTTATGTGAA
The Aliivibrio salmonicida LFI1238 genome window above contains:
- a CDS encoding protein adenylyltransferase SelO, with amino-acid sequence MSIWNSLSLSTRYSELPPLLFTHVPPQPLNNVHWIMWNEKLAKRFNLPLDPAADAELLSGFSGEVVPPQFSPLAMKYAGHQFGSYNPDLGDGRGLLLAEIKDKAGASFDIHLKGAGRTPYSRSGDGRAVLRSTIREYLCSEAMFGLGIPTTRALGMMGSDTPVYREGYETGALLLRVAETHVRFGHFEHLFYSNLLAEHKLLADKVIEWHFPDCLDNENPYAVMFNEIVDRTAKMIAHWQAVGFAHGVMNTDNMSIIGQTFDYGPFGFLDDYEPGYICNHSDYQGRYAFNQQPRIGLWNLSALAHALSPLIDKADLDQALEQYEVQLHGYFSQLMRQKLGLITKQDGDSRLFESMFELLSQNSVDYTRFLRELSNVDTHNEQAIIDLFIDRDAAKLWVSLYITRCEKEHETVASRCKKMREVNPKYILRNYLAQQAIDKAQEGDYSELEALSLLLRSPFDEHIEFEHYANLPPSWGKKMEISCSS
- a CDS encoding DUF4136 domain-containing protein, which produces MKYFISFILLLTLSGCVSETYQEKSTINLVTTGDINNILQNKTTFAWHPTISANFLNKELNNRDIEQRFSQALKASLEQKGYLFTDDVSNADFYIGYGLGIEENIKDMAILEKTGLLTGIQPIGIDDNDDSQKASIFIALFLPNQPYQQWSVLAQGYTNTDNTYSLDEVTELMLHDLKEKQ
- the cspD gene encoding cold shock domain-containing protein CspD, which codes for MAIGTVKWFNNAKGFGFICPEGEDGDIFAHYSTIEMDGYRTLKAGQAVTYEIHEGPKGYHASEIKPLEGEAVK
- the clpS gene encoding ATP-dependent Clp protease adapter ClpS, whose product is MSKFYEWISPDSDVLELEKTGLKPPPMYKVVLNNDDYTPMEFVVEVLDKFFSMDLEKATQLMLTVHYEGKAVCGVFTAEVAETKVAQVNIYSRDNEHPLLCTMEQA
- the clpA gene encoding ATP-dependent Clp protease ATP-binding subunit ClpA; this encodes MLNKELEASLNSAFARAREKRHEFMTVEHLLFALLENPSAHEALIACHTDLDALSTEIDEFITQTTPLIPADDDSRETQPTLSFQRVLQRAVFHVQSSGRNEVTGANVLVAIFSEQESHAAYLLKKNDISRLDIVNFISHGAPENRDENSEQSNVEAAVEGNSDDQLESFATNLNQVAKNGGIDPLIGREQEVERTIQVLCRRRKNNPLLVGEAGVGKTAIAEGLAWRIVEEQVPDVIKDCIIYSLDIGSLLAGTKYRGDFEKRFKAILKQLEKEEHAILFIDEIHTIIGAGAASGGQVDAANLIKPLLSSGKLRCIGSTTYQEHSTIFEKERALARRFQKIDILEPSIDDTTKILMGLKSKYEEHHEVRYTNKALRAAVELSAKYINERHLPDKAIDVIDEAGARCRLTPISRRKKTINVADIESMVAKMARIPEKSVSSSDKDVLKKLDAKLKMLVFGQDQGIDVLCEAIKLSRAGLGADNKPVGSFLFAGPTGVGKTEVTVQLAKALGIELLRFDMSEYGERHTVSRLIGAPPGYVGYEQGGLLTDAVIKHPHSVVLLDELEKAHPDVFNLLLQVMDNGTLTDNNGRKADFRNVIFVMTTNAGVHDTVKKSIGLIQQDHSTDAMAAIKKVFTPEFRNRLDNIIWFEHLGKDVIGQVVDKFIVELQAQLDARGVSMEVSQDVKEWLANKGYDKAMGARPMARVIQENLKKPMANELLFGELVNGGTVRVKLTKGELDFEFTSEAEVVH